A region from the Enterobacter roggenkampii genome encodes:
- a CDS encoding septation protein A, whose product MKQFLDFLPLAVFFAVYKLYDIFAATKALIVVTAVVLIYSWIRYRKVEKMALITFVLVAVFGGLTIALHDVEFIKWKVTVIYALFAAALLFSQWFMKKPLIQSMLGKELTLPQVVWSRLNTAWAIFFILCGLANIYIAFWLPQDIWVNFKVFGLTALTLIFTLLSGVYIYRHMPQDDNH is encoded by the coding sequence ATGAAGCAGTTTCTTGATTTTTTACCGCTCGCGGTGTTTTTCGCTGTCTATAAGTTGTACGACATTTTTGCTGCAACAAAAGCGTTAATCGTCGTGACCGCCGTTGTGCTGATCTACAGCTGGATTCGCTATCGCAAAGTCGAAAAAATGGCGCTTATCACGTTCGTTTTAGTAGCGGTGTTCGGTGGATTGACCATTGCTTTGCATGATGTTGAATTTATTAAGTGGAAGGTGACTGTTATTTATGCGTTGTTTGCAGCAGCGCTATTGTTCAGTCAATGGTTCATGAAAAAGCCCCTTATCCAGAGCATGTTAGGTAAAGAACTAACGCTGCCGCAGGTGGTCTGGTCGCGTCTGAATACTGCCTGGGCAATCTTCTTTATTCTATGCGGTCTCGCTAACATCTATATTGCCTTCTGGCTGCCGCAGGATATCTGGGTCAACTTTAAGGTCTTTGGCCTGACCGCGCTGACGCTTATCTTCACGCTGTTAAGCGGCGTATACATCTATCGTCATATGCCCCAGGACGACAACCACTGA
- the tonB gene encoding TonB system transport protein TonB: MTLDLPRRFPWPTLLSVVIHGAVVAGLLYTSVHQVIEMPAPAQPISVTMVSPADLEPPQVAPPPPQPVAEPEPEPEPVPEPPKEAPVVIHKPEPKPKPKPKPKPVKKVEERPKREERPVEPRATQPVENAAPSRPVMNNTATTSKPTVTAPAGPRAVSRNQPQYPARAQALRIEGRVRVKFDVTADGRVDNVEILSAQPSNMFEREVKSAMRRWRYEPGKPGSGLIVNIVFRLNGGAQME; the protein is encoded by the coding sequence ATGACCCTTGATTTACCTCGCCGCTTTCCCTGGCCGACGCTGCTTTCTGTCGTGATTCACGGTGCCGTTGTGGCGGGTCTGCTGTATACCTCGGTTCATCAGGTTATTGAAATGCCCGCGCCCGCGCAGCCGATCTCGGTGACGATGGTCTCGCCAGCGGATCTTGAACCGCCGCAGGTTGCCCCTCCGCCGCCACAGCCGGTGGCTGAACCGGAGCCAGAACCCGAGCCCGTTCCGGAGCCACCGAAGGAAGCCCCGGTGGTGATCCACAAACCTGAACCGAAGCCAAAACCTAAGCCGAAGCCAAAGCCGGTGAAGAAGGTCGAGGAGCGTCCGAAACGCGAGGAACGTCCGGTTGAACCGCGCGCGACCCAGCCGGTCGAAAATGCAGCGCCTTCACGTCCGGTGATGAACAATACGGCAACGACGTCAAAGCCAACCGTAACCGCGCCAGCGGGCCCGCGCGCCGTAAGCCGCAATCAGCCTCAGTATCCGGCGCGAGCTCAGGCCTTGCGTATTGAAGGGCGCGTACGGGTGAAATTTGACGTCACTGCGGATGGCCGCGTGGATAACGTGGAAATCTTGTCTGCGCAACCTTCTAATATGTTTGAGCGCGAAGTGAAATCTGCCATGCGCAGATGGCGCTATGAGCCAGGCAAGCCGGGCAGCGGATTGATCGTCAATATTGTTTTCCGCCTGAACGGCGGGGCGCAGATGGAATAA
- the yciA gene encoding acyl-CoA thioester hydrolase YciA, with amino-acid sequence MTTTNAPQGELVLRTLAMPADTNANGDIFGGWLMSQMDMGGAILAKEIAHGRVVTVRVDGMTFLRPVAVGDVVCCYARCVKRGNTSISINIEVWVKKVSSEPIGQRYKATEALFIYVAVDSEGKPRQLPQA; translated from the coding sequence ATGACAACAACTAACGCCCCTCAGGGCGAACTGGTTTTACGCACACTGGCAATGCCCGCTGACACCAATGCCAATGGCGATATTTTTGGCGGCTGGCTGATGTCGCAGATGGATATGGGCGGCGCAATTCTGGCAAAAGAGATTGCCCACGGGCGCGTGGTCACCGTGAGAGTGGACGGCATGACCTTCCTGCGCCCGGTTGCGGTGGGTGATGTGGTTTGCTGCTACGCGCGTTGCGTGAAGCGCGGCAATACCTCCATTTCCATCAACATCGAAGTCTGGGTGAAGAAAGTCTCTTCTGAGCCGATTGGGCAACGCTATAAGGCCACTGAAGCGCTGTTTATTTATGTTGCCGTGGACAGCGAGGGTAAACCTCGTCAACTTCCGCAGGCCTGA
- a CDS encoding YciI family protein, whose amino-acid sequence MFYVIYSEDVADSLEKRQSVRPAHLARLQLLQDEGRLLTAGPMPAVDSNDPGAAGFSGSTVIAEFESQEAAQAWADADPYVAAGVYAKVTVRPYKKVF is encoded by the coding sequence GTGTTTTACGTGATTTACTCTGAAGATGTTGCTGATTCGCTCGAAAAACGCCAGTCTGTGCGCCCTGCGCATCTGGCACGTTTGCAGTTGCTTCAGGATGAAGGCCGATTACTGACCGCTGGCCCCATGCCTGCAGTAGACAGCAACGATCCGGGTGCTGCCGGTTTCTCCGGCTCCACGGTCATTGCTGAGTTTGAATCCCAGGAAGCCGCTCAGGCCTGGGCTGACGCAGACCCGTACGTTGCAGCGGGCGTGTATGCAAAAGTGACGGTGAGACCGTATAAAAAAGTGTTCTGA